A genome region from Triticum aestivum cultivar Chinese Spring chromosome 2B, IWGSC CS RefSeq v2.1, whole genome shotgun sequence includes the following:
- the LOC123044548 gene encoding myosin-3: MLSAAAVMAPVPAAPKSSLEVLLETIKKRDERPKDEPPALPARPTCRGRLPRARRSPTPPRVHLEDGVAEGAVADTDKKPEAVADTDKKPEAVNENKPEIEKENTPEVKKEIGGQEAKEGKAVNGRIFGAKRKLCSVEVELLDESPYVENLHEERKDAMACKEPPSPYFSSARSKRNGKPVFTDSMDYVLQKKLRVWCSASDEKWELGQIQSISGDDVEIHLVNGEVLTLPPERLLPANPDILDGVDDLIQMSYLNEPSVLYNLQYRYSRDLIYTKAGPVLIAINPLKEVPLYGKDFIRKYRQKLTNDPHVYAIADIAFNEMLRDGINQSIIISGESGAGKTETAKIAMQYLAALGGANGMESEVLQTNVILEALGNAKTSRNDNSSRFGKLTEMHFSETGKICGAKIQTFLLEKSRVVRRASGERSYHIFYQLCSGASPLHRKKLLLRDANYYNYLKQSACLRIDGVDDAKRFSSLLGALDIVQISGENQMELFSMLAVVLWLGNISFSVIDNESHVEVDSNEGLVNAAKLLGCSVPQLVIALSTRKIQAGKENIVQRLTLTQAIDARDALAKSIYAHLFDWIVEQINDSLGTGRQRTRRSISILDIYGFESFNKNGFEQFCINYANERLQQHFNRHLFKLEQEEYLDDGIDWASVEFVDNTDCLSLFEKRPLGLLSLLDEESTFPKATDLSFANKLKQHLSGNPGFKGEQDGAFKICHYAGEVSYDTTGFLEKNRDPLHSESIQLLSSCKSDLPKDFASVMIADSQNKSTLSRHLFVDSQKQSVVNKFKAQLFKLMQQLENTSPHFIRCIQPNNKQRPRQFEHDLVLHQLKCCGVFEVVRISRAGYPTRMTHQQFAERYGFLLSHSVASQNPLSISVAVLQQFSIPPEMYQVGYTKLFLRTGQVAALENAKNRMFHGALRIQRNFRGLHTRREYHTLKKGATALQSFVRGEKARFRFDYLFKRWRAAVLIQKYTRRRLAATMFTDQLKNIVVLQSVIRGCLARKKFNCLQEEKESKVINSKVKRDVRNNISQPRLCHEMNGEYPRQPVVTELEERVSKAEALLRDKEEENAMLKQQLEQYENKWSEYETKMKVMEEAWKKQLSSLQLSLVAAKKSLAADDMVTRAARTDTTPTHAQYDSEDTMSTGTHTPEGTELKYQNHNPEPRVVTGNSDRRINAVNHLAKEFEDRRQVFDDDAGFLVAVKSGQIGSNMNPDDELRKLKDRFATWKKDYKSRLKETKVNLQKVGSHDEKSRKRWWGKKSSK, translated from the exons ATGCTCTCTGCAGCCGCCGTGATGGCGCCAGTCCCGGCCGCTCCCAAGAGCTCCCTCGAGGTCTTGCTCGAGACCATAAAGAAGCGCGACGAGCGGCCCAAGGATGAGCCGCCGGCATTGCCGGCCCGCCCGACGTGCCGTGGCCGGCTGCCCAGGGCAAGACGGTCGCCGACGCCTCCTAGGGTTCATCTTGAGGATGGAGTGGCAGAGGGTGCTGTGGCGGATACTGACAAGAAGCCGGAAGCTGTAGCGGATACTGACAAGAAGCCGGAAGCTGTGAATGAGAATAAGCCAGAGATTGAGAAGGAGAATACGCCAGAGGTCAAGAAGGAGATTGGTGGGCAGGAGGCCAAGGAGGGGAAGGCTGTAAATGGTCGCATCTTTGGGGCCAAGAGAAAGCTATGCAGTGTGGAAGTGGAACTACTGGATGAGTCTCCGTATGTTGAGAACCTCCACGAGGAGAGGAAGGATGCAATGGCCTGCAAGGAGCCCCCCTCTCCTTATTTTTCCTCAGCAAGATCAAAGAGAAATGGGAAGCCAGTGTTTACTGATTCCATGGACTATGTCCTCCAGAAG AAGCTACGGGTTTGGTGTTCTGCATCAGATGAGAAGTGGGAACTCGGACAGATTCAATCAATTTCTGGAGATGACGTCGAAATACACCTTGTTAATGGAGAA GTTTTGACGCTGCCACCAGAAAGACTTTTGCCCGCCAACCCTGATATTCTAGATGGAGTGGATGATTTGATCCAGATGAGCTACTTAAATGAACCTTCCGTCCTTTACAATCTGCAATACCGATACTCTCGTGATCTTATCTAC ACAAAAGCAGGACCTGTTCTGATTGCTATCAACCCACTGAAAGAGGTTCCACTCTATGGGAAAGATTTCATCAGAAAATACAGACAGAAGCTCACAAATGATCCACATGTGTATGCAATTGCTGATATAGCTTTTAATGAAATGCTAAGAG ATGGCATAAACCAATCTATAATAATAAG TGGTGAAAGTGGAGCAGGAAAAACTGAAACAGCTAAAATTGCGATGCAGTATTTGGCTGCTCTAGGGGGAGCTAACGGAATGGAGTCTGAAGTTCTACAGACCAATGTTATTCTGGAAGCATTAGGGAATGCAAAAACATCAAGAAATGATAACTCGAGCAGATTT GGTAAACTTACTGAAATGCACTTTTCTGAAACCGGAAAGATTTGTGGCGCTAAAATACAAACAT TCCTGCTTGAGAAG TCGAGGGTGGTTCGGAGGGCATCAGGAGAGAGATCATATCATATTTTCTATCAGCTGTGCTCTGGAGCTTCTCCTCTTCACAGAA AAAAATTGTTACTGAGAGACGCCAATTACTATAATTACTTGAAGCAGAGTGCTTGCTTGAGAattgatggtgttgatgatgctaaaAGATTTTCGTCGTTATTG GGTGCATTGGATATTGTTCAGATATCTGGGGAAAACCAGATGGAATTATTTTCTATGCTAGCAGTTGTCTTGTGGCTGGGAAACATTTCATTCTCTGTGATAGACAATGAAAGCCATGTGGAAGTTGATTCGAATGAAG GGTTGGTTAATGCAGCAAAGCTGTTAGGTTGCAGTGTCCCTCAATTGGTGATTGCTCTCTCAACTCGTAAAATCCAAGCTGGAAAGGAAAATATTGTTCAAAGACTGACGTTAACCCAG GCAATCGATGCAAGGGATGCTCTAGCGAAGTCAATCTATGCTCATCTGTTTGACTGGATTGTTGAGCAAATTAACGACTCGCTTGGAACGGGGAGACAACGTACACgaagatccataagtattttggaTATCTATGGCTTCGAATCTTTCAAT AAAAATGGCTTTGAACAGTTCTGTATAAATTATGCCAATGAAAGGCTGCAACAGCATTTTAACCGACATCTATTCAAACTAGAACAGGAG GAGTATCTGGATGATGGAATTGACTGGGCCAGTGTGGAATTTGTGGACAACACTGACTGTTTATCTCTCTTTGAGAAG AGGCCTCTAGGGCTATTATCTTTGCTGGATGAAGAGTCTACATTCCCAAAGGCAACAGATCTTTCCTTTGCTAACAAACTTAAGCAGCACTTGAGTGGAAATCCTGGATTTAAGGGCGAACAAGATGGTGCCTTTAAGATTTGTCATTATGCTGGAGAG GTTTCGTATGATACAACTGGGTTCTTGGAGAAGAATAGAGATCCACTGCACAGCGAGTCAATTCAATTACTCTCTTCGTGCAAAAGTGATCTTCCAAAAGATTTTGCGTCTGTCATGATTGCTGATTCTCAGAATAAGTCAACTTTGTCACGTCACTTATTTGTTGATTCACAAAAACAAAGCGTTGTGAACAAATTTAAG GCTCAACTATTCAAGCTAATGCAGCAATTAGAGAATACAAGTCCTCATTTCATTCGATGCATCCAGCCAAATAACAAACAACGCCCGAGGCAATTCGAACATGACCTTGTCTTGCACCAGCTTAAGTGCTGTGGTGTGTTTGAAGTTGTGCGGATATCGAGAGCAGGCTATCCAACTCGGATGACACACCAACAGTTTGCTGAAAG ATATGGATTTCTTCTCTCTCATTCTGTCGCATCTCAGAATCCACTTAGTATTTCAGTTGCTGTATTACAACAATTCAGTATACCCCCAGAAATGTATCAAGTTGGCTACACAAAATTGTTTCTTCGTACGGGACAG GTTGCTGCACTGGAAAATGCCAAAAACCGGATGTTCCATGGAGCTCTTCGGATTCAGAGAAACTTCCGTGGGTTGCATACTCGAAGAGAATATCACACACTGAAGAAAGGAGCAACAGCTTTGCAGTCAT TTGTAAGAGGTGAAAAGGCAAGATTTCGATTTGATTACCTTTTCAAGAGATGGAGGGCAGCTGTTCTCATACAGAAGTACACTAGGCGTCGACTTGCAGCCACCATGTTTACTGATCAGCTAAAAAATATTGTTGTTCTACAGTCTG TGATACGTGGGTGCCTGGCCAGGAAGAAATTCAACTGCTTGCAGGAAGAAAAGGAATCTAAAGTCATTAACAGCAAAGTTAAAAGGGATGTAAGGAATAATATTTCACAACCGAGGTTATGCCAT GAAATGAATGGAGAGTATCCTCGCCAACCAGTTGTCACAGAACTCGAGGAACGCGTTTCAAAAGCTGAGGCTTTATTACGAGACAAAGAGGAAGAAAATGCGATGCTGAAGCAACAATTGGAACAGTATGAGAATAAATGGTCAGAATATGAGACCAAGATGAAAGTTATGGAAGAGGCATGGAAGAAACAGCTCTCTTCTCTGCAG TTGAGTCTTGTGGCTGCTAAGAAGAGCCTAGCTGCTGATGACATGGTCACCCGAGCAGCTCGGACTGATACCACTCCAACGCATGCTCAATACGACTCTGAAGATACAATGTCCACAGGGACCCATACCCCAGAAGGAACAGAGTTGAAATACCAAAACCACAACCCTGAACCTAGAGTGGTGACAGGAAACTCAGATAGGCGGATAAATGCTGTGAATCACCTAGCAAAGGAGTTTGAGGACAGGCGGCAGGTGTTCGACGACGATGCTGGCTTCCTTGTCGCCGTGAAATCCGGACAGATTGGTTCAAATATGAATCCGGACGATGAACTCAGGAAGCTGAAGGACCGGTTTGCTACATGGAAGAAAGACTACAAATCTCGGTTGAAGGAAACGAAGGTAAACCTTCAGAAGGTCGGCAGTCATGACGAGAAATCTCGGAAAAGATGGTGGGGGAAGAAGAGCTCCAAGTGA